In Vespula pensylvanica isolate Volc-1 chromosome 2, ASM1446617v1, whole genome shotgun sequence, the genomic window attaaacaaaaaaaaagaaacaaacctggaaaaacaagaaatatatcaacgacgacgacgatgacgacgacaacgacgacgacgacaacgacgacgatgacgatgacgatgacgatgataataatgatgattacGTAACTAATTTAAaactaatttaaaatattttccaggTCGTACTCTGTTAATGTTGCGGTCAATAAAGCGTGCTCATAGGCTGGACGCGAATAATCCAGATCTCCATACGTGTTTGGtgcgatttttattaaatacaagtCGTTTGTCGTTGGAGGGTGCGGTAGGTGAAGTTGTGAAGCGACAGACGGCAGACATATTCTCAGATTCGACGGCGGTACAACTGAATGCGGAATActtgaagaaaaataggaacTCTCTGCCGCATTTGCTTCAAGGTGCAAGAATGTTGTACCTCTTAGACCCTTCGGCTCAAGCGAGAGCCTTGTCTCTTGTTACGAATACGGATGAACTTGAAAATGTGACGCTTAAGAATTGCACGAAGGTGCTCGAATCAATGCAAAACGGTGACTTTGGTTACTGCGATAGTACGATAGCCGAGTTTATATCAAAATGTCACAAACTTTTCCCTTATGCTACTGCGTTTCGGCTGCAGGAAACAAAACCTACTGCCAATCATCAAGACAAGGAGAATTCTATTAAGAACTGATCCAGGTACGCGCTATCTAGCGTCGTATAACTGGCTTGCTACGTAGTTAGGCGAGGCAATCGTGAGAGGTGAAATATCGAAACTTATCGATCTACGTCGaaagattaacaaaaaaaaaaaaaatattcaatttaggaattaacgagagagagagagagagagagagagagagagagagagagagagagagagagagagagagagagagagagagagaacgagaggaaaagggagagggagagcgagagcgagagagagagagagagacagaagaaaaaggaattggCGAATAATCGATGAAACAAGTAGCGACAGCATGTACCATAGGTCATGACTGTTCCTAGAAAATCTTCAACATGTAGTGTAAAACAGTGAATGGAACAGTGGCTGGAACGGTGCTGGATAAAGAAACTTAATCAATTGTAATACGACGAGACGTGACGGCACCGAGAGACTCCTATACGGTCccgaattttaatataatttaacagAAGGACTGGCatagattaatattatagaagaaaaaatataagaaaagaaagaatgaaagaattggAACAAATTGATCAAAATGCTCTTTATTTGTCAAGAGCTTTGCGATCTTAAATATTACCGTAAGAGGACTGACTAAAAGTGAGGAATATTAACAGTGTACTGGGGGGTAGGGAGGGGGAACGGGGAGCGGTGCAGTGTATAAAATAAGACGTGCAAGACTAACATATtggtacaaagaaaaaaaaaacaaacaaacaaacaaacaagacTTGTATACATTCATAACGCGCGCGCTTAATGAGTATTTCTACTCGAATATTAAGGGATGTACTGTCTCCAGCGATGCCTAAATATTACACTCTACTGTGTAGAGTCCGCGAAAACTTAGACTATCATCGAGCATCGATTAAAACTGTACCATGCATGTCCGTCGCTGCAGTTGGATGGACCTTGTTCCATATCGTATAAACTAACTAATTCTTCTGGTTCGTCTCACATCATCTTGTGAACTGGTTAAATCAAGTGAATATGCGATATTTctaatgttttttcttctctagaaaacaaaatacacactcaaacacacacacatacacacacacacacacacacacacacctagacaaacagacagacagatagatacacACAGACACGCTTGCATaagcaaacaaataaacaaaatacacACGCGTTTGattagttcgttcgttcaggGTAATGATCTGCGTTTTGATTGGAGACCCTGATGATATTCCATCGAACagtttattaaatgaaaagtagTTGTGCTCATCTACGAAAGTCTCTGTGAAAGTTACTATTAAGAATCATTAAACTGTGCGTATTGTATACGCAAATTACCAAAGTATCttataaattgaaatcaaTAAGTGTCGATAAACGAATATCATGCATCTGTATGTGTTAACAGGATTACAggagttttaataaaaataacagtGAAGCCTACCGGTATAAATCGAGAATCTTTATGATTACCTCGCTTTCGTCtgagatatttaaatagatactCATAAGTTACGATTCTTTCTTAACGAAGGTTTCTCAGTTTAAAATGCGACATCGATATCGTAGAATGATAATTACCAAgctaacgataacgataacgataatgttAACGATGATattcatgatgatgatgacgatgacgatgacgatgacgatgacgatgacgatgacgataatgatgacggttatgatcatgatcatgatcatgatgataataataataataataaaaataataataataataataatgatgatgatgatgataataataatctttgtaCATACTTCCAGCAATACTTTGCcaatatataatctatttccAGTCTGTCTATTTTCCATGGTATAATaggatataattttttttcagtcgaaaaatattattctgtaTGGGCGTGTTATGGTCACATACTCGCTCTATGATTAATTCGCGAACGTCTCGTAAGGTAGCTACGTccaattataatcaattataatataccaatatttattatacttaaaatCTACCCTCCCACAATTTGAAAATgctaaatatcgaatataaaagatatagaaatcgATGGAATCttgtatgaaaatattatcaaataatcaCAAACGATACACACaactgaaaaaaagaaaaaaaagctgtTCATTTTGTAAATGCATGGTATGTGTTCTCAGGGCTATGCAATTAATGCTACAAATAAGCATCTTATCTGTAAGTATCATTCGTTTTCATCGGTAGTCATCTGATCATTATACATATTGTCACAGCTTGAATAACGaattatacattaaatatttctatacagTGTAGACAGTTTCCTTCGAAATTCTAAGATACATCAAGTATCATCTTTTTTCGTAAGTTTCCAATGATGCTTCTTTATCGATGAATTAATGCATTAACTGTTTTGTTGTTCattttggtatatatatatatatatttttttttcttcttttttttttttttattttttttctcttttagaatACAACGCAACTTCTATGTGACTGTTCAATCTCTCAACAAGATTTATACGTTAATTGCtccattttttatcgaagGTTGTTACCTATCttcatgaaaatttctatcttgctcataaataatttagaaaaataaataatgctgAATAAGGATCGCACATATTTTTCAGATGTTAAATCCAGATTTGCCTTTAGTCCTTGCCTTGATCTTGATTTAGATAAGATAtagatgtaaatattttacctATATCCCATAAATTACAATGTTCCAGtatttaaggaaaaagaaaattattatatacatttttcttcgtacagTTAATTCATAGAACAGTCCTTTTCACGACATACTTTTTCTTGTTACAtctctaacaaaaaaaaaaacgacacATTTTAAAACATGAATTTTCACGTGTATAGTATGTACATAagcatattcatatatacttatattatatatatatacatatatatatatatatgtatatatatatatatctttggaCTTACAATCATTCTATTACTATAACGATATAGACACGTTAAACATGTAGTTTCAATCGTCCTTACTTTACTGTTTCAAAAAAGTTGTACTACATGCTTCTATCATGCCATACTACATTCTTTTTCATCCATTACATTTGTACAGCAGGtaattcataaaagaaaaatactgtgttatatatacttaatattatacttgtattattacaaaaattaattcattttctgtacattagtttatttatttcttacataTCCACGGCCGATAAAagtggaaaataaaattaactatatgtgtaaaaaattaaaagaagtgGTATTCTCTACCTGCGTTTGTACCTAttcttcattaaattttatatgtaaatattgacTGAATTTCTGAGAATACCAATCTGTGCAGCAGTAAGTCACAATTGTGACGTTATGGTGACgtcttatttaaataagatttgACCTATACCATgtcaagaagaaaataaacgataaataaacaaatatatacataatctatataaaaatactatttcATTAAACTTTTCATTTCAGTTAAATTTTGTTCTTCGTTCGCATCATCAATTTTCTCTGCATTCGTCgaacttttatcattttttaatgataaagttGATTCATCACAGTCGTTATCATTACGATTCTGTTTGTCGCAACTAGTCTCAACAAGGGCAGAATCTAAATTTATCGTATTTGGAATGTGATTAATTTCACTAAAATCAATcacaattttattgttttttggTATATATCGTctataataagaagaaaatagatttaatattcttaatacCCATTAAGTATaacagtttaaaaaaaaaaaaaaggtaaatcATACATGTACTTAACATTTGCAGCATCAAACATTCTTTTCGCTGCTatagttttaattttaaaattatatttatctgacatgtaaataattttcttcagtCCAGATTGAATAATTACTTTTGCACATTCATTACATGGAAAAAGACCTACGTACATCCTACAATTCTTCAATTTATTagagtttttatttaaaatagcaTTAATTTCGGCATGACATACtgtaaagataaattattaatattaattaatcttaagATGATATAATACGAGTTCCATCCTTACCATATAGttttttttcatctaattTATTACCAGACTTCTTTTTCCAAGGAAATATATCATCGCTACAACCTCTGGGCATACCATTGTATCCTACACCTactattctattttcattatcgACTATACAGGCTCCTACACGAGTAACTGGATCTTTACTACGCTTTGAAACTAAAAATGCTACAGCCATAAAATATTCATCCCAATCCATGTACGTTGATCTTTTGCAATTGAGACtgctgtatgtgtgtgttgtgtgtgtacgtgtaataaataaattattgttttatcaatttgatagatattgtaataattttgcaaaaaaagatatattgtcATTTACCGTTCGTCTGAATGTAAAGTTGTATCCACactcattttaaataatttttctaatatatttctttctattaaatttacattaaatatcAACTGAATTCATCAAATACAAAAGTTATCATTATCTTATTGATACCTATTGAAGATACGCTTTATCTACTGTccttatctatttatttatttccacaTTGACATTAACGATGCAAACAAAAATTCAAGTAGCGTGAAGCATTAAACAAACTATCGTCTCTATTCAAAAAAGAGATGTATCAAAAAGGATGGAGTATTTCCAACGAAAATACGACTTCCGCcggaatatatttctattcccATTCTGATTCGATATCTCCtcaaattctttgaaatttaaattttcgtttgatatttaatttataaaataattttttcaacgaaaaagaaaaattgtaaataatttccttttatataatttatatattattcaaacaAGATACGTTTGGCACACTACtgtttccatctcttttcaatcatttttatcgtatttattttctagcAATTTACTTCCTAACGAGCATAtggattttaatattttttgataatctacgtgtgtattaattaatctcgatcaataattatttaaaataatgaaaacgtatgaaaaattaacTAGAATTGTATAATAGCGATTTCAGCGCCATCTGTTAATACAATCGTAAGTTATATACCATTTGCACGAGTATATTTTGTTCAATCTTATTGACTATCGTATAAGTGTCGTTTCGTTCATCGTGTCCCTTAGAAAGATTAAGAGACATTCAGAACACCAACgtttattcatacatacatatatatatatatatatatatgtgtgtgtctaaATCGTGAACTAATTTAAATAGCATTAACTTCATAAAAAATGGCATTAAATATTCTCAAGCCCCGAATTTTAAAACTTTGTCATTTCAAAGATCTTCCAGTAATTCTTAATTTAAGATTGTCCTTAAGTACATCACGAACGTGTAACAGTAAACAGGTACTAAATTAAATACGAATGAAATTGTAACGataaaacgttatatataattaaaaaaatatatatattaaaagtttttttgtccatgttacaaaaaaaaaaaaagtgaaaattgGTATTTTTATTGTGATAACAAATGAGATGTTGCTTTTATGTAATCATTCAAGTGCCAACTTAAGATAAAATTCTTCACACGCAcctaaaaattatcgatttttatttattagtgtATAATATTTGTGTTAAAAAGGATATCcatatgttaattaatatttaatagagaTGTCTCTGTTACTTGTCAGgccaaaaaaataaagtggAATAAATCCTagcaatatctttttcttttcaattatgttcgatcaattatataaagttcaataatcgaaatataattttctaatactttattattaattgatcgttaatcaattaattataatgatctTTAAgcattaatttatctttttaaagttATACAGTGTTacctatattatttatgtgtaGCTCTTTTGTCCATATAAATCGTGAGCAGTTTGATCAACTCTATATAGTACTGATTATGTATGGTTACATATATTGCTACCAACACTTATTACACTTATCTCGTAACTTACAtagttttatattcttttgtcCTTCAATCCACAGATCCATATTGAGATAAGcacatactttttattaatattaatatatcaactAACTCTGAGatggtaaaattatttttatacaatagttgtttatttttatataataatgtttttttattaagatattaaCTTTTTAGTAATTGTTGCAGGATTGTGAAAGTGAAGGATACAGAATTGAAAGAGATTCATTTGGAGAAGTAAAAGTTcctaatgataaatattatggAGCACAAACTGTTCGATCGATGATGAACTTTGCTATTGGTGATGTATATGAACGCATGCCTGTAAGGAAGTCTActatagtaaaatatatccaagatttcataaaaatatttattttctttatttgttgtattagtatatttaatttgagtgttctatttttgttaaatgaaCACTGATTGATTTACAGTATGGCATTGTTGTCGCAATGGGAATATTAAAGAAAGCTGCGGCTGAAGCAAATAAAGAATTTGGATTAGATGCAAACATTGCTGATGCGATTAGTAAAGCTGCAGATGATGTTATAAGTGGTAAACTTTATAGCGAACATTTTCCATTAGTGATTTGGCAAACTGGTTCTGGTACGCAAACAAATATGAATGTTAATGaggtttgttttttatctaatatattttggCTCCTGTAATATACTTATCTACACTTTTATATACTACGTTAGCTCctataatatacttataatacttttatatgatttatatgatttatatgatttatcaAAAAGATGTTAATTAGGTAATATCTAATCGCGCAATTGAAATACTTGGTGGAAAACTTGGATCGAAGACACCAGTCCATCCGAATGATCACGTAAAC contains:
- the LOC122638011 gene encoding deoxycytidylate deaminase isoform X2, which gives rise to MSVDTTLHSDERLNCKRSTYMDWDEYFMAVAFLVSKRSKDPVTRVGACIVDNENRIVGVGYNGMPRGCSDDIFPWKKKSGNKLDEKKLYVCHAEINAILNKNSNKLKNCRMYVGLFPCNECAKVIIQSGLKKIIYMSDKYNFKIKTIAAKRMFDAANVKYIRYIPKNNKIVIDFSEINHIPNTINLDSALVETSCDKQNRNDNDCDESTLSLKNDKSSTNAEKIDDANEEQNLTEMKSLMK
- the LOC122638011 gene encoding deoxycytidylate deaminase isoform X1, with protein sequence MSVDTTLHSDERSLNCKRSTYMDWDEYFMAVAFLVSKRSKDPVTRVGACIVDNENRIVGVGYNGMPRGCSDDIFPWKKKSGNKLDEKKLYVCHAEINAILNKNSNKLKNCRMYVGLFPCNECAKVIIQSGLKKIIYMSDKYNFKIKTIAAKRMFDAANVKYIRYIPKNNKIVIDFSEINHIPNTINLDSALVETSCDKQNRNDNDCDESTLSLKNDKSSTNAEKIDDANEEQNLTEMKSLMK